ATTTGCTTTAATAGCGCCTCGCCATGACCGACCTTTACCTCGGCATCGATCTCGGCGGCACGAACGTCAAGATCGGAGTCTGCACCGCCCAGGGGGAGACCCGCGGCAGCGTCTCGATCCCCACGGAGGCGGCGAAGGGCCCCCAGGACACGATCGCGCGGATGGCGGCGGCCGCCCAAAAGCTCATGGAAAAGACCGGCCGCGCGCGCGCGTGCGGCTCCGGCGTCCCCGGACCGCTCGACCTCGAACGCCGCACGCTCTTCCGCGCCACCAACATGCCGGGATGGATCAACGTCCCCTATCCGAGCCTTCTGGGCGAGCGTCTGGGCATGCCGACCTTCATGGAAAACGACGCCAACTGCGCCGCCTGGGGCGAATACATCGCCGGCGCCGGACGCGGCACGCGGAGCCTGGTGCTTTACACCCTGGGCACGGGCGTCGGAGGCGGAATCGTCATCCACGGCGAGCTCTGGGTGGGCGCCAGCGGCGCGGCGGGCGAGCTCGGCCACATGACGATCGACCCCAACGGCCCGGAATGCGGCTGCGGCCAGAAGGGATGTCTCGAGCAGTACGCCTCCGCCACGGCGGTCGCGCGCCGTTGGGGCAAAGGAAGCGCTAAGGAATGCTTCGACGCGGCCCGGAAAGGCGATCCCGAGGCGCTCGCCGTCGTGGAATGGGCTTCCGAAGCCCTCTCGATGGGCTTGGCCAACATGATTCACGTCCTTCACCCGGACATCATCGTCCTGGCGGGAGGCATGGCGCAGGCGGGCGACCTCCTCGTCCGCCGCGTCCGCGAAGGCGTCCGCCGCCGGGTCTTCCCCGTTTTCGTGGAGAAGATCCGGATCGAATCCTCCAAAGTCTCCGGCGACGACGCCGGGTGGCTGGGCGCCGCCCTGTGGGCCGCCCGCAAGCTCGAAGACAAAGGCATCCGCGAACCCACTTCCGGATCGTGCCGATAGTTTCCGTCCCCCGGCCGTCAGCCTCCCGAAAGCGCTCATGGTGGACATCGAAAAAATCCGCAATTTCTGCATCGTCGCCCACATCGACCACGGGAAATCGACGCTCGCGGACCGCATCCTCGAGCTTACGGGGACCGTCTCGTCCCGCGAGCTGCGCGAGCAGTTCCTCGACTCCAACGCTCTGGAGCGCGAGCGGGGAATCACGATCAAGGCCAAAGCGGTGGCGATGGACTGGAAAGGATACCGCCTGAATCTCATCGACACCCCCGGGCACGTGGACTTCAGCTACGAAGTGTCCCGTTCCCTGGCGGCCTGCGAGGGGGCGATCCTGCTCGTCGACGCCACCCAGGGGGTGCAGGCCCAGACCGTGGCCAACGCCCTTCTGGCGCTCGAAGGCGGTCTGGAGATCCTGCCGGCCGTCAACAAGATCGACATGCAGACCGCCCAGGTGGAGGAAACCCTCCTCGAAATGGAGAACACGCTGGGCATCAAGCCCCACGAGGTGTTCAAGGTCAGCGGCAAGCTCGGCACCGGCGTGGAAGAACTGCTCGAAGCGGTCCTGACGCTCGTCCCGCCGCCCAAGGGAGACCCGGCGGCCCCCCTGCGGGCGCTCATCTTCGACTCCCAGTTCAACGAGTACCGCGGCGTCGTGGCCTACGTGCGCCTCATCGACGGAACGCTCCGCCGCGGAGACCGGATCAAGTTCCTGGGCACCGGCAAGGAATACGAGGTCGAGTACGTCGGCCTCTTCAAGCCGCACATGGTGGAAGTGCCGATGCTCTCCGCCGGCCAGGTCGGATACCTCATGGCCAACATCAAGACGCTCCAGGACGTCCGCGTGGGGGACACGATCGTCTCCTCGGCGCGGCCGGACGTCCCGCCGCTTCCGGGTTACAAGGAACCCCTGCCGGTGGTCTTCTGCGGCTTCTACCCGACGGGCGGCACGGACTACGAGGACCTCAAGCGCGCTCTGGAGCGGCTGTCGCTGAACGACTCGAGCTTCAAGTGGCAGGCCGAAACGAGCGAGGCCCTGGGGTTCGGATTTCGTTGCGGCTTCCTGGGGCTCCTGCACATGGAAATCGTCCAGGAGCGCCTCGAACGCGAGATGGGGGTGGAGCTGATCCAGACCGCCCCCAACGTCACCTACGAGATCGTGGCCCAGACTCACGAGGGCCCCAAGGTCCTGCGCGTGGACAACCCCGCCAAGCTCCCCGACGAGGGCCTCATCCGCGAATGGCGCGAACCCATGGTCCGCGCCCGCCTGGTCATCCCCGCCGAATCGATCGGCGCGATCATGCAGCTCTGCCAGGACCGCCGCGGAACCTACGAGCGCACCGAATACATCTCCCGCAACCGGGTGATCCTGACCTACAAGATGCCCTTCGCCGAAATCGTCTACGACTTCTACGACAAGCTCAAGTCCCTCACGCGGGGATACGGAACCCTCGACTACACGTTCCTGGGCTACGAGCCGGCGAACCTCTGCCGCCTGCGGATCCTGGTGGCCGGGCAGGAAGTGGACGCCCTTTCCGTGATCGTCCACCGGGACACCGCGGAGCAGAAGGGCCGCAAGATTCTCAAGATCCTCCGCAAGGAGATCCCGCGCCACCTCTTCGAAATCGCGCTTCAGGCCGCCATCGGCGGCAAAATCATCGCGCGCGAGGACATCGGCGCGGTGGGCAAGAACGTCCTGGCCAAGTGCTACGGCGGCGACATCACCCGCAAACGCAAGCTCCTGGAAAAGCAGAAGGAAGGAAAGCGCCGCATGAAGTCGGTCGGGAACGTCGAGATCCCGCAGACCGCCTTCATGGCCGTCCTGCGGTCCGCGGAGGATGAAAGCTGACCGGCCATTCTTCTGGCGAGCCTCGGACCTTTGTGCTGGAATAGCCGCCCATGACGGAAGCGACCGCCGCCCCCGCGAAGACCGCCGGCCGGGCGGACCTCCTGCGCGCGCATCCCCGCGCCGCCGGAGCGGCCGCCTTCCTTCTCTTTCAGGCCGCGCCCCTGACGGCGTTCGTGGCCTCCCGGTCCGAACCCGCGGCCGTCTGGCGCGGGGTCGCCCTGGCCTTCATGGTCGCCGCGGCCGTTCCGGCGGCCGCCCTGGCGCGGCGCGCCCCCTGGGCCCCCCGGGCGGTCCTCGCCCTGGCCTGGACCCAGATCGTCGCCGTCCTCCTTCACGGCATGTCCGCCGGCTTCGCCTCGCCCCATTTCGTGTTCGGCGGAATCCTCGCGGGAGTCCTCGTGGCCCTCAACGCGCTCGCCCCGCGCCCGGAGGCGTCCCGCTCCGCCCCCCCCGCCGCCGAACGCCCCTCCGAGGCCGTCGGACTCTGGCTCAAGGAGAACGTGGAGGCGGTCGTCGTGGCGTTCATCATGGCGCTCGTCATCCGCTGCTTCTGCATCGAGGTCTTCAAGATCCCCTCGAGCTCGATGGAGCCCACCCTCCTCGGAGACTACACGGAGGAACATCAGCGGGCCTCCGCCTGCCCCTATCGCGACGCTCACCGCCACTCCCGCGGCGGAGACCGCATCATGGTCACGAAGTACTACTACGCCGCCTCGGCCGTCGAGCGCTATGACGTCGTCGTCTTCCGCTTTCCCCTCAACCAGTCCCGCAATTTCATCAAGCGCGTCGTGGGCCTGCCCAACGAAGAACTCAAAATCCACCGGGGCAATCTCTACGTCCGGCCGCTCGGAAGCTCCGAACCCTTCCGCATCGCCCCCCGGACCCTCCGCACGCAGGAGTCCGTCTGGATTCCTCTGACGCCCCCCCGGGGATTCCTGGCCGACCGAGCCTCCTTCGAAGGCCGCTGGAGGCGCGCCCCCTCCGGCGGGTCCCACGCCGACTTCGACGTCCAGCAGGGAGAACTCACCACCCACGAGTCCCCCTCGGGCGGCCGCGACATCGCCTTCGTCTGCGAGCGACCGGGCGGAGAAACGGACGCCGACGATCTGCACCTCGAGTTCGAGTTCGAGCTCACGAGCCCGCGCGGCGAGGTCTTCGCGGAGATCGTCAACGCCTACGGGCGCTTCGAGGTGGTGCTGGCCACCGACGCCGAAAGCGAACTTCGCTGGTACGAACCCGGCAGCGAGACCCGCCGTCCCTCCTCGGCACGGATTCTCCGGGACGCCCGGCCGAGCCTGGACCGCCGGATGCATCTTGCCCTTTCCGTCTACGACGGCCGCGCGGTGGCCCGCGTGGACGGCGGAAAGGCGGAGGAGCTGGAGTTCATCACGACGTTGGACGCCCTCAAGCTCAATCCCGACCCGGACCGCCGCGCCGCCTTCGGGGCGCGCGGAGCCACCTTCCGGGCGCGGTCGCTCCGCCTGGCGCGGGACATCCACTACGAAGGCAAGCAGGATCGCGCCCACGGCCTGGGAGAAGACGAAACCGTCCGGATCCCGCCGGGTCACTACGTCATGATGGGCGACAACGTGGGCAGCTCCCACGACTCCCGCGCCTGGGTCCGCAAGCGCTTCGCGCTGGCCGACGGACGCGTCGTCGAGTGCGAGGGCCAGGAGGAGGACAACTTCAAGGCGATGACGAAGGAAGCCGTCATGGCGCGCTACGGGCTGAAGAGGCTTCCGGACAAGATCGTGGCGGCCGACACGTACGGGGTTCCCTGGGCGCTCTACGACGAAGATCCGGGGGACCTGCGGCCCGGCCTCCCCGCCGGCGTCCTCAGGGAGCGCCTGCCCGAGGAGCCTTTCCGCACGATTCCCGAGAAGTTCGTCGTGGGCAAGGCGCTCTGGATCTGGTGGCCCCCCGGCCGCTGGTTCCGGCTGATCCGCTGAGCCTCCGCCGTCACAGATAGCGGTTGACGAAATAGACCAGCGTCCCGCCCGCCCCCAGCACGAAGGTCAGCGTGAGGAAATTCGAGACCGTTCGGCGCAGGATGCGGCGCGCGTCGTCCGACCGGCAGGCCTCCAGCACGAGAAGGATCGTCAGGCAGATCGGAACGTAGAGAAAAAGATAGCTCACGCCTTTCACGGACCCGCCTCCGAAGACTTCCCTTCCGCCGCCGGAGCCGCCACCGCGGGCGCGGGCGTCCCCTCCGCCGAGGGAGCCGCGTCCGGCCGCCGGGGAACCGGCATCTCCAGAACGTTCAGCATCAGGACCACGTTCAGGAGCCCCGCCACGCAGACGTAAAGAAGCCCCGGGTCGTACCAGCTCGGCGGCAGGTCCTCCCTCGGAAACGCCCGCTGGTCGGCCAGGAGACGGCCGACCAGAAACGTGGCGCCCGAGCCGTACTGGCCCACGTAGTAGAACGGGTTCTCGTCGAAGGCCACGGCGCGGAAACCCACGATCCACAGGCCGAAAAGGTACGTGGCCCCCAGCAGGAGCAGGAAGAAAAGCCCCTTCTTCCACTTCCCCATCGCGACGTGCCCCGCCCCCGGCAGAAGCCAGGCCAGGACGAACGCCGCCGCGCGCCGGGGCTCTTTCCGGGAGGCCACCCCGACCAGGGCGAAGGCGGCCCCCGCGGCCAGGAGCACCATGCGCCATTCCTCGGCGGAACTCATGTCACCATGCGGAAATTGGCGCCCAGATACTTCTCGCGCACCACGGGGTTCTCCACCACCTCCGCGGGCGGGCCGAAGGTCAGAACCCGGCCGTCGTTGATTATATAGGCGCGATCCACGATCCGCAGCGTTTCGCCGACGTTGTGATCCGTCAGAAGCACCCCGATCCCCCGGCGGCGGAGCTGCTGAATGAATCCCTGAAGCTCGCTCACCGCGATCGGATCCACGCCCGAGAAAGGCTCGTCCAGAAGGATGATCGACGGATTCGTGATCATCGCCCGGCAGATCTCCAGCCGCCGCGTCTCGCCGCCCGACAGCGTGAACGCCCTTTGAGGAGCCAGGCGCGCCAGCCCGTACTCCTCCAGCAGCCGCATCGCCCGCGCGCGGCGCTCCCGGCGCGGACACCCGCACGCCTCGAGGATCGCCAGGAGGTTCTCCTCGACCGTCAGCCGCTGGAATACCGAAGGCTCCTGTGGAAGGAATCCCATCCCCCGGCGCGCGCGCTTGTAGATCGGCAACCGCGTGACGTTCTCGCCCCGGAAGAGGATCCGCCCCGCGTTCGGCCGCACCAGTCCGATGACCATCCGAAACGTCGTGGTCTTGCCGGCGCCGTTGCGGCCCAGAAGGCCCACCACCTCGCCCCGGTCCACCTCGAGGCTGACGCCGTCGACGACCTTCCGCGGGCCGTACACCTTCGTGACGCCGTCGACCTGAAGAAGGAGAGGCTCGTTCATCGATCGGAAACCGGGCGGCGCCCGGCGCGCCTA
This genomic window from Planctomycetota bacterium contains:
- a CDS encoding DUF6677 family protein — encoded protein: MSSAEEWRMVLLAAGAAFALVGVASRKEPRRAAAFVLAWLLPGAGHVAMGKWKKGLFFLLLLGATYLFGLWIVGFRAVAFDENPFYYVGQYGSGATFLVGRLLADQRAFPREDLPPSWYDPGLLYVCVAGLLNVVLMLNVLEMPVPRRPDAAPSAEGTPAPAVAAPAAEGKSSEAGP
- the lepB gene encoding signal peptidase I, yielding MTEATAAPAKTAGRADLLRAHPRAAGAAAFLLFQAAPLTAFVASRSEPAAVWRGVALAFMVAAAVPAAALARRAPWAPRAVLALAWTQIVAVLLHGMSAGFASPHFVFGGILAGVLVALNALAPRPEASRSAPPAAERPSEAVGLWLKENVEAVVVAFIMALVIRCFCIEVFKIPSSSMEPTLLGDYTEEHQRASACPYRDAHRHSRGGDRIMVTKYYYAASAVERYDVVVFRFPLNQSRNFIKRVVGLPNEELKIHRGNLYVRPLGSSEPFRIAPRTLRTQESVWIPLTPPRGFLADRASFEGRWRRAPSGGSHADFDVQQGELTTHESPSGGRDIAFVCERPGGETDADDLHLEFEFELTSPRGEVFAEIVNAYGRFEVVLATDAESELRWYEPGSETRRPSSARILRDARPSLDRRMHLALSVYDGRAVARVDGGKAEELEFITTLDALKLNPDPDRRAAFGARGATFRARSLRLARDIHYEGKQDRAHGLGEDETVRIPPGHYVMMGDNVGSSHDSRAWVRKRFALADGRVVECEGQEEDNFKAMTKEAVMARYGLKRLPDKIVAADTYGVPWALYDEDPGDLRPGLPAGVLRERLPEEPFRTIPEKFVVGKALWIWWPPGRWFRLIR
- the lepA gene encoding translation elongation factor 4; protein product: MVDIEKIRNFCIVAHIDHGKSTLADRILELTGTVSSRELREQFLDSNALERERGITIKAKAVAMDWKGYRLNLIDTPGHVDFSYEVSRSLAACEGAILLVDATQGVQAQTVANALLALEGGLEILPAVNKIDMQTAQVEETLLEMENTLGIKPHEVFKVSGKLGTGVEELLEAVLTLVPPPKGDPAAPLRALIFDSQFNEYRGVVAYVRLIDGTLRRGDRIKFLGTGKEYEVEYVGLFKPHMVEVPMLSAGQVGYLMANIKTLQDVRVGDTIVSSARPDVPPLPGYKEPLPVVFCGFYPTGGTDYEDLKRALERLSLNDSSFKWQAETSEALGFGFRCGFLGLLHMEIVQERLEREMGVELIQTAPNVTYEIVAQTHEGPKVLRVDNPAKLPDEGLIREWREPMVRARLVIPAESIGAIMQLCQDRRGTYERTEYISRNRVILTYKMPFAEIVYDFYDKLKSLTRGYGTLDYTFLGYEPANLCRLRILVAGQEVDALSVIVHRDTAEQKGRKILKILRKEIPRHLFEIALQAAIGGKIIAREDIGAVGKNVLAKCYGGDITRKRKLLEKQKEGKRRMKSVGNVEIPQTAFMAVLRSAEDES
- the lptB gene encoding LPS export ABC transporter ATP-binding protein, encoding MNEPLLLQVDGVTKVYGPRKVVDGVSLEVDRGEVVGLLGRNGAGKTTTFRMVIGLVRPNAGRILFRGENVTRLPIYKRARRGMGFLPQEPSVFQRLTVEENLLAILEACGCPRRERRARAMRLLEEYGLARLAPQRAFTLSGGETRRLEICRAMITNPSIILLDEPFSGVDPIAVSELQGFIQQLRRRGIGVLLTDHNVGETLRIVDRAYIINDGRVLTFGPPAEVVENPVVREKYLGANFRMVT
- a CDS encoding ROK family protein; the protein is MTDLYLGIDLGGTNVKIGVCTAQGETRGSVSIPTEAAKGPQDTIARMAAAAQKLMEKTGRARACGSGVPGPLDLERRTLFRATNMPGWINVPYPSLLGERLGMPTFMENDANCAAWGEYIAGAGRGTRSLVLYTLGTGVGGGIVIHGELWVGASGAAGELGHMTIDPNGPECGCGQKGCLEQYASATAVARRWGKGSAKECFDAARKGDPEALAVVEWASEALSMGLANMIHVLHPDIIVLAGGMAQAGDLLVRRVREGVRRRVFPVFVEKIRIESSKVSGDDAGWLGAALWAARKLEDKGIREPTSGSCR